The Ferrimicrobium sp. sequence CGCGAACTTCTGGTCCAAAGATGCACAAATCTCTGGTCCAGAGTTGTGCGAACCGTTGGTCCAGAGATGTAAGAACAGTGAACGTTGCTTCATGTTATCACCATACGCTTTGCCCGCCCGGTAAGCCCTTCGGTTCCCTCAAGGAACAGATTTAGAGGACCTTCTGGCCGGTGCACGATCGCTAAAGTAGGCAGTGTCTTCTGCGGGTAGAGGATGCTTCGCCGTCATTGAGGTGGACTACTCCAGAGGCATTCTTGGGGTTCCGACGAACCGCAAAATTCCCCTTCTCGGCAGGCTCCTTACGTCAAGATATCTATGGGCCTTCATCTGGGGAGCTCTAGAGGCTTCAGGATGAGGCAAGCAACTCATGCACTCGTTGGAAGGTGGGTAGAGATCCTGAGTCGTGTATCGCCATCTCGATGGGGGCGGCCAGTGCTTGGAGTTCGGTTAGTTCCCCATCGGAGGCCACATCAAAGAGCGGAGCCATCAATAGATTTGTTCTTCGCTCGAGATCGCTACGGAAGGATCGCCCCTCCGGTGTGATGGTCTCATCCTTGGCAATGAGACCACGATGCGTGAGGTTCTCGATGCCATGGGTCCATTCGGCGTCGGTGTAACCTCTTGACGTCTGCGCAGTGGAGCGCTGCTCGGCCCCGATCGCCACCATGAGGATATGGGCCTCACAGCCGTTGATTTGATTTACGGAGAGGAGGCTATTATGGCAATCCCCTCGGTACTCGCGGATGAGGGTGGCTGCATGAAAGAGCTGCGAAATAGGATCATCTGGTGGTTGCACGGATAGGTTGGCGGCATAGAGAGGGTGTCCATCGCGTTCGCCATGCCGAGAGATCTTGGTTGCGATTTGCGTGGCGCGTGCGAGAACCTCTACGCTAGGAGCGAGGGTTGATGATCCCATGATGCGATCCCAGGTGGCGAGGATGCCCGCGAATCGCGCGGTAATGAACTGTTCAGGAGCGGCAATCTTCCACACCGATGGGATGGCAGCTTCGACATTGTGATGCGAAAAACTATAGAATGCGGCGGTGACTACTCCGGGTTCGACCTGACCCATCGGTGCGGCGCGTCCCCCGAAGTAGCGGGCCCATGAGTCGGCAACGCCGAGCGTCTTGTAACTCTCACGACACTCTTTAGCGAAGTAGGTGAGGTCATGAAATGTCTCGAGCTGGGCCCAAACTTTCAGCGAGCTTGCGTAGCGTTCATTGCGATCCATATGCTTAGGCTAGTAGCCGTGGTTGGGCTTAGGCCAACGATAGGTATCGGATCGATTTCTTGCCTTCGTGTACGGGGAGCAGTGGGGGTCTAGTGGTGTAGCTAACCTAGGTCTATGCCTATTTATAGTCTTGGTAGCCAGATTCCGCGGATCGCCGCTTCAGCGTTCGTCCACCCCGACGCCGTCATCATTGGTTCGGTGGTGATTGGTGAAGAAGCGTCGGTCTGGCCACACGCGGTACTGCGAGGCGACTACGGCCGTATTGAGATAGGCGCCCAGACGTCCGTGCAGGACGGAACCGTTATCCATGCCACGGCGGAACTCCCGACCGTGGTTGGCGCCGAATGTGTCGTGGGTCATCTCGTGCATCTTGAGGGTTGCGTCGTCGAGGACCACTGTCTGATTGGTTCCTCATCAGTGGTCCTGCACCGAGTTCGGATCCACGAGCATGCGTTGGTTGGAGCGAACGCAATGGTGACGAATGATACCGATGTGCCGTCTTTTGCTATGGCATTAGGGGTGCCAGCGACGATCGTTCCCGATCGCGTCCCTGAAGGGGCGTTCGCTGAGGCCGTCGCGCTCTATGTCGCCAATGCACGGCGCTATCGGAATGAATTGATTCGCTTGGAGTAGCACTGGATCGCGCTTGCCACAACGATGTTCCGTGATTGGAGGGTGGTCTGGTCGCTGTCGCCGACTGCACGCGCCGAGCCAGAGGTGGCCCGCGAGCCTCATGGCTGTCGGAGTGCGGTAGCGATACGACGACCTGCGAGTTGATGCACCTCAATGGGATGATGGAAGGCTTTGGTGAGTGTTGCCGAGGTAAGTACCTCATCAGTGGGGCCGAACCAGTACCCATGCTCACTCATCACCAGCGTGTGAGTGATCGAGATCGGTAGATCCTCGAGATGGTGGGCCACCATGACGAGCGCACCGTTGTGGTGATGTTGGTCGAGGATGCGTTCAAGCGCTTCGATCATCTGTTCGCGAGCGACGAGATCGAGGTGAGAGGTCGGTTCATCGAGTACGGTTAAGCGTGGTGTGCCGCAGAAGGAACGCGCCAGGAGGACCCGCTGGCGTTGACCCGAGGAGAGTGAGTCGAGTGGTCGCTGCGCGTAGTCGTTAAGACCTACAAGTTCGAGGAGGTATCGGGCTTCGAGTCGGTCATGGTCATCGAGCGCAAACCATTCACGGCGCAGACCGGAGAACCTACCAAGAGCAACCACCTCTTCGGCCGTCATATCTGGGGCGAGCCGCGAGGTGAGCTCGTCTGAGAAATACCCAATCCTTGGGCGTAGGGCTCTGATGTCGGTCTCGTGCACGTTAACCCCCAGGAGGTGAAGCGTGCCGCGACTCAATCGGAGCCTCCCCGCAAGCACCATCGCGAGCGAAGTTTTCCCGATGCCGTTCGGCCCCAAGATGGCCAGACGCTGTCCACTATCGAGGGTGAGGGATAGGTCACGAAAAATGCTGCTCGCACCTCGTACCAGGTGGGCGTGTTGCATGCGGATGATGGAAGGGTGATCGCAGTTGGTCATAGCGCTATCAAGGCTATGGCGATGATAGCAAGCGCCAGGCCTATGAGTTGGCGGGGGTGGAGCGCGACTTTGGTAAGGATGACCTGTAGTAGGAGGGTAATCGCTGGGTAGAGGGCGGTGATGGCGATGAGCGGTGCAGCATTGGAACCTCTACGCAATGCAAGAAAAAAGAGGGCATAGCCGACGGTACCGGCGAGACCCGCAGCGATGGTGAGCCAGGAGAAGGCGGGTCGTATGAAGAAGGCGACTGGTAGGACAGCTATCGCTTCGACGAGCACCACTGTCACCCAGAGCGTCAATGGGGCAGCGCGGATCGAGGCACGATCGGAGAGAAATCCCCACGCTCCCCACGCGATAGCAGCACCAAGTGCTAACGCGACAGCGCTCAGCTCGACGCGAGACACATCCCTCCTTAGGCAAGATTAGTTTTTAAGGCTAGCCAGTCAGTGGCCGATGAAGCTCATGAGGGGTTGGTGTAATGCAGCGATCAAATTCACTCAATATAGGCGTTCTGGGCAACAGTGGTGAGAGCGCGCTCATCGGGCTACTCGAGCAGCTCATGACGGCTGCCGGTGCGATGGGCGTGATGGTGGCGCGACGGCTTGAGTCAAAGTACATGATCGAGAGGGTTCGTGTCGTTCCCCGGATTCTACGCGAAGGCGATGTCATCGAATTCGAGAACGCGGTTGATCTGTCGACGGCCGTGCCGATTGAGCCCTCAGGGCCAGGTCGCATCTTCTCGGACTACATCGGTTTTTCACCGTTAGCCTCGTTATATCTTGTGCCATTTGAGGCGGCGAGGGACGAGAATCTAGCTACCGTGGTCTTTTCGAATCGCGAACTGCGCTGTCCGCGTCCAACCCTTATTGCGCTGTGTCGGATGATCGAGCTCACGATCGCCATGGGCATCGACTACGAGCGCCAGGTTCGTTCGCTGGCAGATCAGCTCGCTATCTTAGGCGAGCAGGCATCGAACGACCCCCTGACGCAGTTACTGAATCGGCGCGGCTTCCTCGAGGTGTTGCAGCGGGAGGCCAGTCGGCTTTCGCGGAATCCGGCACCGATGGCGATCTTGCTCTTTGATCTTGATGGTTTGAAATCGGTCAATGATCTCTACGGCCATGAGGCCGGTGATGATTACTTGATCAAGTTTGCACGAACGCTCCGTGATAATCTACGTGCGATGGATGTCGTCGGTCGTCTCGGTGGAGATGAGTTCGCCCTCCTTGCACCACAGACTGATCGCATCAACGCCGAGGAGCTCGCGCGTCGGCTACGCCGTCTTTTCGACGCCCGGCGACTACCGGTCTCTATCGGTGTCGCGGCGCTTGAGGGTGAGAAGATGTCTCTAGCTGCGCTGCTCTCGCAGGCTGATCAAGCGATGTACGCCGATAAGGCGCAACGGAAAGAGGCGATGGGAACTCAGGAGAAGTTGACAATCGACCTCACGGCACTTGAGGGACGCCTACAGACCCGTGTCTAGAGCCACGACCACGCGCCCGCGAACCTGTCCTGCGAGTATGTTTTCAGCATAGGTCGGTAGCTGTTCGAGGCTGATCTCGGTGATCATCTCTTCCAGGAGTGCTGGGTCAAGTAGTTCGGCGAGGCGACTCCAAGCGATCTCGCGTTCGGACAGCGGTGCGTTGACTGAGTCAATGCCGGCGATCGAGACGCCGCGGAGGAGGAACGGCATGACCGATGCGGTGAAGCTTGACCCTCCAGCGAGACCTACTGATGCGATTGCCCCATTGCTCTTTGTCTGTGCAAGGACGCGTGCGAGGGTCTGACCGCCGACGGAGTCGATGCAACCGAGCCAGCGTTCTGACTCTAGCGGACGTTCAGGTCCGCCGTCGAGGTCACTGCGTGGGATGACGATCGACGCGCCAAGATGCGTAAGGTAGTCAGTCTCCGTGTCACGCCCAGTGGAACCGGCGACGGTGTACCCAAGGCGACTCGCGATGGCGATGGCGATGGAGCCAACGCCTCCCACTGCGCCGGTGACAAGCAATGGGGCTTCTGAGCCGGGCAGGATGCTGAGGTGTTCAAGTGCCATGATGGCGAGCATGGCGGTAAGGCCAGCGGTGCCAATGCCCATCGCTTGTCGTGGTGTCATCGAGGAGGGGAGTCGCACCGCCCAAGCGGGCTCCAGAAATGCCTCCTCCGCATATCCCCCCCAATAGAGTTCGCCGATGCGGAATCCGGTCGCGATGATCCAGTCTCCAGGAGCGTAGGTGTCGGTCGCGTCCGATAGGACTTGGCCGACCAGATCGACTCCAGGGATATGTGGGTAGGTCCGCACGAGTCTGCCTTGTCCTCTCATCACCATGCCGTCTTTGTAGTTGAGGGTTGAATAGGCGACGCGCACCCTGAGGGGTCGCTCGCTAAAGCTAGATGCTGGGAGTGCCTCGACCGCGACGGTTGGTAGTGGTGTGGACTCCCGGACCACCAGTGCTCGGATCGTTTCCATTGCTAGGCTCCTTTGCAGTGTATGAGTTCTTACAGGTAACTTAGTCCCACCACTCATTGGATCGATGCCAATTGCTGTGCTAGCCTTTGATCCATACTACGTTGGTGGGTCGTTCGTACGTTGGCGAGTCGTCACTGCCATTTGGCAGTCGGTTCTGCACCGTATCGGTACGTCAAGTCCGGCCGTGTCGTGGTTTCGGTGGGCAAGAGCAGACACGGGCTTTCATTGGTGGCGGGATGACTTGACCCCGATGGCGGAGCCGAGCAGCGTTGAGCAACGGTTTTGATTCGCTACGAACTGCTTTGCGACGAGGGGAGGAGATGGCATGCTCGAGGGAACACTTGACGAGCGATTCGACGCGGCATTGACGCATTTTCGTGAGGCGATGGACACGGCCCGAGGGGTTGGGATGACTGAGCCGGATCCTGAAACCGGTGAACAATGGGATCTTGTCCATATACTCGCTCACGTCTCTGAGATGTTGGAGTACTGGTTGGCTGAGGTCCTGCATGTGCTCGCAAGCGAATCGGAGGAGCCCTTTGGTAGGCTGAAACGTTCGCCGGAACGGATTGCCAGAATAGAACAACGTGCCACGCTGACGGTGGAAGAGCTTCGTAGTGAGATCAATCTCCGGGCCGAAGCGACGAGCGATCTGTGCCGACTGTTAAGGCCGGAACAGTTGCGTAAGAAGGGGATACATCCAAAATTTGGAGCGATGACGGTCGAAGAGATCGTGACCGAGTTTGGCGTCGATCATCTCCATGAGCATGCGGGCCAGCTGGAGTTGTTGTGATGCGACCAAGGAGTAGGGATCGAGTTTCGCGGTGAGTCGAACAAAGGAGAGAGAATGAAGCGTCAAAGACCTGATGTGGTGGCACTCAAAGCACTGTTGGTACCACGGGCGCCTCGGCTCGACTTTTGGCGTGCGAGGGTGGAGCGTGCCCAGACCATTGGTGATCTTCGCACGTTAGCACGGTTGCGCACACCGAGAGCTGTCTTTGACTATACCGACGGTGCTGCCGACGGTGAGGTGACGCTGGCTCGCTCTCGGGAGCTGTTCCGAGCGCTTACGTTCCATCCGCGGATCTTGCGTGATGTGGGTGAGGTCGATACCACGATCGACCTCCTTGGTCGTACGAGTGCGCTACCCTTCGCGCTGGCACCCACCGGTTTTACCCGAATGATGCGGGCAGAGGGGGAACCAGCGGTCGCCCGTGCAGCGGAGCGGGCGGGTATCGCCTATGCCCTCTCAACGATGGGCACCACATCCATCGAGGATGTTGCGCACGCCGCACCAAGTGTGCGCAGGTGGTTCCAGCTCTATCTTTGGCGCGATCGAGATGCGGGTCTCGATTTTTTACGCCGTGCCGAGGCCCACGGTTATGAGGCGCTCGTACTCACGGTCGACGTTCCGGTAGCTGGCAATCGGCTGCGTGATGCCTACAACGGGCTGACGATCCCACCACAGATTAGCGCAAAGACTTTTCTCGATGGTGCGTTGCACCCAGCTTGGTGGTTTGATCTCATCACGACGCCTCCGTTAGAGTTCGCTAGCATGCACGCATATGGAGGAACGGTTGGGTCATTGATTAACAAGATGTTTGATCCTTCGGCGACCATTGAGGATCTCTCCTTCCTTCGAGACCATTGGCGTGGCAAGTTGATCGTTAAGGGTGTACAACGACTTGAGGATGCACAGAGTCTCGTGGGTATCGGGGTCGATGCGATCGTGCTCTCAAATCACGGTGGTAGACAGCTCGATCGCGCGACGGTTCCTCTGCGGTTGCTCAGATCGGTCGTCGAGGCGGTCGGACCTGACACGGAGATTTTGATCGACGGAGGCGTGATGAGTGGGGCTGATATCGTGGCCGCCCTCGCTCTCGGAGCCAAGGCCGTACTTGTCGGTCGCGCGTACCTCTATGGTCTCATGGCCGGCGGTGAGCCTGGGGTGGATCGTGCCATTGAGATCCTCGCTAGTGAGGTACAACGCACGATGCAGCTGCTGGGGGTGCGATCTATGAACGAACTCGACCCTAGTTTTGTTACTCTGCCGTAGGACCATCCCCGGTTATCTGGTCATCCTTGTGGGAAGTAGTTGTGTCGGGGGTCGGGGCCACCTGGTGTTCCACTTGACGCCCAAGTCGGTTGCCAATCGATGCGTTGAGTGACCCGATGGCAAAGAGACCGCCGAGCCAGAGATAGGCCAAGCCATGGCCGACCGCTTCGGTGGCGGTCACTGGGCCGATGACGTTGGCGAGCGCTCGAGAAAACTGACTCAACCCGAAATAGCGCCCACGGAGGCGTTTGGGCGCGAGTGCAAGGAGGACCGGGGTTCGAATCGGCGAATAGCACATCT is a genomic window containing:
- a CDS encoding gamma carbonic anhydrase family protein; amino-acid sequence: MPIYSLGSQIPRIAASAFVHPDAVIIGSVVIGEEASVWPHAVLRGDYGRIEIGAQTSVQDGTVIHATAELPTVVGAECVVGHLVHLEGCVVEDHCLIGSSSVVLHRVRIHEHALVGANAMVTNDTDVPSFAMALGVPATIVPDRVPEGAFAEAVALYVANARRYRNELIRLE
- a CDS encoding ABC transporter ATP-binding protein, producing the protein MTNCDHPSIIRMQHAHLVRGASSIFRDLSLTLDSGQRLAILGPNGIGKTSLAMVLAGRLRLSRGTLHLLGVNVHETDIRALRPRIGYFSDELTSRLAPDMTAEEVVALGRFSGLRREWFALDDHDRLEARYLLELVGLNDYAQRPLDSLSSGQRQRVLLARSFCGTPRLTVLDEPTSHLDLVAREQMIEALERILDQHHHNGALVMVAHHLEDLPISITHTLVMSEHGYWFGPTDEVLTSATLTKAFHHPIEVHQLAGRRIATALRQP
- a CDS encoding EamA family transporter — protein: MSRVELSAVALALGAAIAWGAWGFLSDRASIRAAPLTLWVTVVLVEAIAVLPVAFFIRPAFSWLTIAAGLAGTVGYALFFLALRRGSNAAPLIAITALYPAITLLLQVILTKVALHPRQLIGLALAIIAIALIAL
- a CDS encoding GGDEF domain-containing protein, which codes for MQRSNSLNIGVLGNSGESALIGLLEQLMTAAGAMGVMVARRLESKYMIERVRVVPRILREGDVIEFENAVDLSTAVPIEPSGPGRIFSDYIGFSPLASLYLVPFEAARDENLATVVFSNRELRCPRPTLIALCRMIELTIAMGIDYERQVRSLADQLAILGEQASNDPLTQLLNRRGFLEVLQREASRLSRNPAPMAILLFDLDGLKSVNDLYGHEAGDDYLIKFARTLRDNLRAMDVVGRLGGDEFALLAPQTDRINAEELARRLRRLFDARRLPVSIGVAALEGEKMSLAALLSQADQAMYADKAQRKEAMGTQEKLTIDLTALEGRLQTRV
- a CDS encoding MDR family oxidoreductase translates to METIRALVVRESTPLPTVAVEALPASSFSERPLRVRVAYSTLNYKDGMVMRGQGRLVRTYPHIPGVDLVGQVLSDATDTYAPGDWIIATGFRIGELYWGGYAEEAFLEPAWAVRLPSSMTPRQAMGIGTAGLTAMLAIMALEHLSILPGSEAPLLVTGAVGGVGSIAIAIASRLGYTVAGSTGRDTETDYLTHLGASIVIPRSDLDGGPERPLESERWLGCIDSVGGQTLARVLAQTKSNGAIASVGLAGGSSFTASVMPFLLRGVSIAGIDSVNAPLSEREIAWSRLAELLDPALLEEMITEISLEQLPTYAENILAGQVRGRVVVALDTGL
- a CDS encoding DinB family protein is translated as MLEGTLDERFDAALTHFREAMDTARGVGMTEPDPETGEQWDLVHILAHVSEMLEYWLAEVLHVLASESEEPFGRLKRSPERIARIEQRATLTVEELRSEINLRAEATSDLCRLLRPEQLRKKGIHPKFGAMTVEEIVTEFGVDHLHEHAGQLELL
- a CDS encoding alpha-hydroxy acid oxidase, whose protein sequence is MKRQRPDVVALKALLVPRAPRLDFWRARVERAQTIGDLRTLARLRTPRAVFDYTDGAADGEVTLARSRELFRALTFHPRILRDVGEVDTTIDLLGRTSALPFALAPTGFTRMMRAEGEPAVARAAERAGIAYALSTMGTTSIEDVAHAAPSVRRWFQLYLWRDRDAGLDFLRRAEAHGYEALVLTVDVPVAGNRLRDAYNGLTIPPQISAKTFLDGALHPAWWFDLITTPPLEFASMHAYGGTVGSLINKMFDPSATIEDLSFLRDHWRGKLIVKGVQRLEDAQSLVGIGVDAIVLSNHGGRQLDRATVPLRLLRSVVEAVGPDTEILIDGGVMSGADIVAALALGAKAVLVGRAYLYGLMAGGEPGVDRAIEILASEVQRTMQLLGVRSMNELDPSFVTLP